One segment of Candidatus Izemoplasma sp. DNA contains the following:
- a CDS encoding ABC transporter ATP-binding protein/permease, with the protein MLKLKNVSKYYHSNDTVAMGLRKVTVDFELGEFVAVTGESGSGKSTLLNVISGLDTYEDGELYVNEEETSYYNVADWENYRRQYIGFVFQEYNIIDSYSVYENVMIALTIQGYDKDQRSDRAKELIDRVGLTSHIHHKASKLSGGQKQRAVIARALAKDCPIIVADEPTGNLDSTSSDTIIKLLKEISKDKLVIVVTHNYDEVADYATRKIRLFDGEIVEDKQIKSYDPVDDPQDIVDYKMTRLNSLWIATKNLLRTPKRTTFTLVVGLFIALIFMFSFGSFVQNTTQTTNYYGGGYFNNISENRIIVTKFDASMFSANEINEIHALKRVRDVVNHDVLLDMQVFSFNQHANQDWVETREFYVNPATALSISDLADGRLPNNYNEIVISESTEYMVGDTIDIAYRYMYETYNEDTGEVERQMPETDTFTIVGMTNQRSRRWQENLYFHNSFLQDDDIIKHAYVSNTFGKQYIELSIQATNTTADQESNTQLWGNYQVDDSLPDNTLLVHQEFINMFADQFGYDVEATPSWLDNIAFQLVTESSFEDNTIDITLQAGADVNKESNIIYLSDNLFDQIVPDDYYQISVIVDNGYDASIVMTALEDDGFNTIYPADVTDMYGQVIQLIQTIYFGFLMALLMLVIYFISYIVLRNVQNAKKKDYLVFRSIGASKKALNRVTIYELMITMVVAFIITLGFFIINQYINTFIPNYLGYFTWTTYVAIGFILLLLAWLLGNRFNKKIFSRSVITSLKQE; encoded by the coding sequence ATGTTAAAACTGAAAAATGTTAGCAAGTATTACCATAGTAACGATACGGTTGCGATGGGATTAAGAAAAGTGACTGTGGATTTTGAATTGGGAGAATTCGTCGCAGTAACAGGGGAAAGTGGCAGTGGGAAATCAACACTACTGAATGTCATTAGTGGTCTTGATACCTATGAAGATGGGGAATTATATGTTAATGAGGAAGAAACGAGTTACTATAATGTCGCTGATTGGGAAAATTACAGGCGACAATATATTGGCTTTGTTTTTCAAGAATATAATATTATTGATTCCTATAGTGTGTATGAAAATGTTATGATTGCTTTAACCATTCAAGGATATGATAAAGATCAACGCTCTGATCGCGCAAAAGAATTAATCGATCGCGTTGGACTTACTTCCCATATCCATCATAAAGCGTCTAAATTATCTGGTGGACAAAAACAAAGAGCGGTTATTGCTAGAGCACTTGCTAAGGATTGTCCAATCATCGTCGCAGATGAACCAACCGGCAATCTTGATTCAACATCAAGTGACACCATTATCAAGTTGTTAAAAGAAATATCCAAAGACAAGTTGGTCATTGTTGTGACGCATAATTATGACGAAGTTGCTGATTATGCGACACGTAAAATTAGACTGTTTGACGGTGAAATTGTTGAGGATAAACAAATTAAATCCTATGATCCTGTCGATGACCCACAAGATATAGTGGATTATAAGATGACTCGGTTGAATAGTTTATGGATTGCGACCAAGAACCTTTTAAGAACACCAAAACGTACCACATTTACCTTAGTTGTGGGGTTATTTATTGCCCTCATCTTTATGTTTAGTTTTGGGTCTTTTGTTCAGAACACCACGCAAACGACAAACTATTATGGTGGGGGTTATTTTAACAATATCAGTGAAAATAGAATCATTGTCACCAAATTTGATGCGTCTATGTTTAGTGCGAATGAAATAAATGAGATTCATGCGTTGAAACGGGTTCGAGATGTTGTCAATCATGATGTACTATTAGATATGCAAGTATTCTCATTCAACCAACATGCCAATCAAGATTGGGTTGAAACGCGAGAATTTTATGTAAACCCTGCGACAGCTCTTTCTATTAGTGACCTAGCAGACGGTAGACTACCGAATAACTATAATGAAATAGTCATCAGTGAATCAACAGAGTATATGGTTGGAGATACGATTGATATTGCGTATCGATATATGTATGAAACCTATAATGAAGACACTGGTGAAGTAGAAAGACAAATGCCAGAAACGGACACGTTTACAATTGTTGGTATGACAAATCAACGGTCACGAAGATGGCAAGAAAATCTTTACTTCCATAATAGCTTTTTACAAGATGATGATATTATCAAACACGCGTATGTCAGTAATACTTTTGGCAAGCAATATATAGAACTCAGTATCCAAGCAACTAACACCACAGCTGATCAGGAAAGTAATACCCAACTATGGGGTAATTACCAAGTGGATGATAGTTTACCAGACAATACATTGTTAGTGCATCAAGAGTTTATAAACATGTTTGCTGATCAATTTGGGTATGATGTTGAAGCAACACCAAGTTGGTTAGATAACATCGCGTTTCAGTTAGTAACAGAATCAAGTTTTGAAGACAATACAATTGACATTACCCTTCAAGCTGGTGCGGACGTCAATAAAGAATCTAATATTATATATTTAAGTGACAACTTATTTGATCAAATTGTTCCAGATGATTACTATCAAATTAGTGTCATTGTAGACAATGGGTATGATGCGAGTATTGTTATGACGGCATTAGAAGATGATGGATTCAATACGATTTATCCAGCCGATGTCACAGACATGTATGGCCAAGTGATCCAGTTAATCCAGACAATTTATTTTGGCTTTTTAATGGCACTGTTGATGTTAGTCATCTACTTTATTAGCTATATTGTCTTAAGAAATGTTCAAAATGCAAAGAAAAAAGACTATTTAGTCTTCAGAAGTATCGGTGCGAGTAAAAAAGCATTAAACCGGGTGACCATTTATGAATTGATGATTACAATGGTTGTTGCCTTTATTATTACGTTAGGGTTCTTTATTATCAATCAATATATCAACACATTTATACCAAATTACTTAGGCTATTTTACATGGACAACCTACGTTGCGATTGGCTTTATATTGTTACTACTCGCTTGGCTACTAGGGAATCGATTTAATAAGAAAATCTTTAGTCGATCTGTTATTACATCATTGAAACAGGAATAG
- a CDS encoding ABC transporter ATP-binding protein/permease produces MIKLNHLHKYYNKNKQNEIHVINDVDITLPNKGLVMLVGPSGSGKTTLLNVLGGLDKVQTGSIQFGDTTIEKYKTTTWDIIRNREVGYIFQNYNLLKNLTVYDNIALTLNMIGIYDTDEIDKRIDYILNSMGMINYRKRKASQLSGGQQQRVAIARALAKNPSVIIADEPTGNLDSKNTQDIMNIIKSISFNKLVVLVTHEEALASQYADRIIRLKDGQIVSDDTHRATGAHAIKHDTDIYLKDLHQTHHLSNDNLTVTTYTDETLEDTLKVRLIAKNETLYIDVSSQIYDKLNLIDKDSEVRIFNEHFMADETNMFDEDAFDLESIITPKEDTVKHSVISFKDSIKMAFKRLKDTSRIGKLFYVGFALGAVLIALAVGMLSGIFRVEPTDFVSHPVETVTFPIGDNTYEDIQEIANGDDVNYIMGPLNIQMEILLPQLYQGRDLTQGVNAQVVYSDYLDQDKIIKGRTVETYDEFVMNASVANNLINGSQLNYLGITELNDLMNLQFRLNQGNSSYLMTLVGIIDDDNPVIYMKEDTVLLSNKNVGTYEMFKDEITVTGNELTKNSVYLTEKLNPTIGDTFSIGSEDYTIAGEFSGDVSVIAIASKASLTETIFIDGHNNAYSTVYLHSNNVDETIDRLQDLGIEATSTYEIELERYRARRWDDSLATIIFTIVVLSASAISYYFIIRSSLMSRIYEMSVYRALGVSKGDIRKIFVTEIAVITTITSLIGYLGMTFILYRIQILSEDYMSLIYISPLSILAGILLIYLVNTLSGLIPVSNLLRRTPAEILSKYDF; encoded by the coding sequence ATGATAAAATTAAATCATTTACACAAATATTACAATAAAAATAAACAGAACGAAATCCATGTTATAAACGATGTTGATATAACATTACCAAACAAAGGGCTTGTCATGTTAGTCGGTCCAAGTGGGAGCGGTAAAACAACACTCTTAAATGTTTTAGGTGGATTAGATAAAGTTCAAACTGGCAGTATTCAATTTGGCGATACCACCATCGAAAAATATAAGACAACGACATGGGATATTATCCGCAATCGCGAAGTTGGCTATATTTTTCAAAACTACAATTTGTTAAAAAATTTAACAGTATACGATAATATTGCGTTAACACTAAATATGATTGGGATTTACGATACTGATGAAATCGATAAACGGATTGATTATATTCTCAACTCGATGGGGATGATTAACTACCGAAAACGTAAAGCATCACAACTGTCAGGCGGCCAGCAACAACGGGTGGCAATCGCGCGTGCCCTCGCTAAAAATCCAAGCGTAATTATTGCCGATGAACCAACAGGAAACTTAGATAGTAAAAACACCCAAGACATCATGAATATTATTAAAAGTATTTCATTTAATAAATTGGTGGTGTTAGTTACCCATGAAGAAGCACTTGCAAGTCAGTATGCGGATCGTATTATTCGCTTAAAAGATGGACAAATAGTGAGTGACGATACTCATCGCGCAACCGGTGCTCACGCGATCAAGCATGACACCGATATCTATTTAAAAGACTTACATCAAACCCATCATCTCAGTAATGATAACTTAACGGTGACAACCTATACCGACGAAACACTAGAAGATACGCTTAAAGTCCGGTTAATCGCAAAGAACGAAACCCTTTATATTGATGTCTCAAGTCAAATCTATGACAAACTAAACCTAATTGATAAAGACAGTGAAGTGCGTATCTTTAACGAACATTTCATGGCAGATGAAACGAATATGTTTGATGAAGATGCCTTTGATTTAGAAAGTATTATAACACCAAAAGAAGATACCGTTAAACATAGTGTTATTTCATTTAAAGACAGTATAAAAATGGCTTTTAAACGGTTAAAAGATACCAGCCGTATTGGTAAGTTGTTCTATGTAGGGTTTGCCTTAGGCGCAGTCTTGATTGCACTTGCGGTGGGAATGTTAAGTGGCATCTTTAGAGTAGAGCCAACCGATTTCGTATCACATCCTGTCGAAACAGTCACATTCCCAATTGGCGATAATACCTATGAAGATATCCAAGAGATTGCCAATGGGGATGATGTGAACTATATTATGGGACCACTCAACATCCAAATGGAAATTCTCTTACCACAACTGTATCAAGGAAGAGATCTCACACAAGGCGTTAACGCTCAAGTTGTATACAGTGACTATTTAGATCAAGACAAAATCATCAAAGGGCGCACGGTTGAAACGTATGATGAGTTTGTGATGAACGCCTCAGTAGCGAATAATTTAATTAACGGCTCGCAACTGAATTACTTAGGAATTACAGAACTGAACGACTTAATGAATTTACAGTTTCGGCTTAATCAAGGGAATAGCAGTTATCTTATGACCCTTGTTGGGATCATCGATGATGATAACCCAGTCATTTATATGAAAGAAGATACCGTGCTCCTATCAAACAAAAATGTCGGAACCTATGAGATGTTTAAAGATGAAATCACAGTTACAGGGAATGAGTTAACGAAAAATAGTGTTTACTTGACAGAAAAACTGAATCCAACGATTGGCGATACGTTCAGTATAGGCAGTGAAGACTATACAATCGCAGGCGAATTCTCAGGTGATGTGTCTGTGATTGCGATAGCATCAAAAGCGAGTCTCACAGAAACCATCTTCATTGATGGACACAACAATGCTTATTCAACTGTCTACCTCCATTCAAATAATGTTGATGAGACAATCGACCGATTACAAGACCTAGGAATTGAGGCAACCTCTACTTATGAAATAGAATTAGAGCGATACCGTGCCAGACGCTGGGATGACTCACTCGCCACGATTATTTTTACGATCGTTGTGTTATCAGCAAGTGCGATTAGTTACTACTTTATTATCCGTTCAAGCTTAATGTCACGAATTTATGAAATGAGTGTTTACCGTGCATTAGGGGTTTCTAAAGGAGATATTCGCAAGATATTTGTCACAGAAATAGCCGTGATTACGACCATCACATCACTGATAGGGTATCTCGGGATGACCTTTATTCTTTACCGGATTCAAATCTTGAGTGAAGACTATATGAGCTTAATTTATATTTCACCACTAAGCATTTTAGCCGGGATTCTTTTAATCTACTTAGTCAACACCTTAAGTGGCTTAATTCCTGTCAGTAACTTATTACGAAGAACACCTGCTGAAATCTTAAGTAAATACGATTTTTAA
- a CDS encoding HD domain-containing phosphohydrolase: MKSIPKWLFNVVIASILLVVRLIELTVLTSPENHLSFFFTLPMIMASIYITKYRGIYGIIGGLLSGTLIYYGLTGVTLLPAVIYASLTVIIYLSLGILIKQNFNKKYFDRTENLYSYIVFTVVAFISAFVGSVLLGTLYLNLYGNLSFQGYVIKLLPAMTVSIVSITLPILLMHVYPIRLTLKRHLVAVIFSMFYLATLLLLFSTVNHYLTDNFFTVIIIVLFSISAYLFNFKVLIAMNASFILVSRMAFYDIVIDTEIHFDLIGIDLILFISCILFIITKKYVHTIHSQKERINQANTKLKDMFTSTIGLMQLTEWIDQDNSKNKVEYLDQVFSIATRLFDRFDAVLLAHKSGNVTRFIDAKGINIAMFKEFPVLSNLFNWQTDEPIVYQKPQENYRFIYKGNYKYLEKFLDNVSLDIRIPIRTGEDRFGALIFLTYKTSDYYVNNQEIKNIQLFQQMVNLVYNVSALNHRTNSLKDDIVLSLIRTLELFDQYTGSHSEQVADIALHIAKYLNLSQEEQTNIYWAGIVHDIGKIGVGFQIVNKKDPLTKEEYEAIKQHPVFGYNILVKSKDLTPIANLVKHHHEWYNGNGYPDGLKQGEIPVGSQILCIADAISAMSTKRPYSRRKTHEEIIAELQLYKDTQFNPKLVDIAIKCIQDGNIKIIIEDAQI; this comes from the coding sequence ATGAAATCAATTCCTAAATGGTTATTTAATGTAGTTATCGCAAGTATTTTACTTGTGGTAAGACTCATCGAACTGACTGTTCTAACCTCCCCAGAAAATCATTTATCATTCTTTTTTACATTACCAATGATTATGGCGAGTATTTATATTACTAAATATCGCGGAATCTATGGGATTATCGGGGGCTTATTATCTGGGACATTAATCTATTATGGATTGACTGGGGTTACATTACTCCCTGCGGTCATTTACGCCTCTTTAACAGTTATTATTTACCTTAGTCTTGGTATATTAATAAAACAAAATTTTAACAAGAAATACTTTGATCGAACAGAAAATTTATACAGTTATATTGTTTTTACAGTTGTTGCCTTCATATCTGCGTTTGTTGGGAGTGTTCTTTTAGGAACGCTTTACTTAAATTTGTATGGTAATTTATCCTTTCAAGGATATGTGATTAAACTCTTACCCGCTATGACTGTATCGATTGTATCGATTACATTACCAATATTATTAATGCATGTATATCCGATTCGATTAACGTTAAAAAGACATTTAGTCGCTGTTATATTTAGTATGTTTTATTTGGCAACCTTATTGTTATTATTTAGTACAGTTAACCATTATCTTACAGATAATTTCTTTACTGTCATCATCATCGTTTTATTTTCCATAAGCGCTTATTTATTCAACTTCAAGGTTCTAATCGCTATGAATGCAAGTTTCATATTAGTCTCACGAATGGCATTTTATGATATTGTTATTGATACTGAGATTCATTTTGATTTAATTGGTATTGATTTAATTTTATTTATTAGTTGTATTTTATTTATCATTACAAAAAAATACGTGCATACGATTCATTCACAAAAAGAACGGATTAATCAAGCCAATACAAAACTCAAAGACATGTTCACATCAACCATAGGCTTAATGCAGTTAACAGAATGGATTGATCAAGATAATTCAAAGAATAAAGTTGAATATCTTGATCAAGTATTTTCGATTGCGACAAGGCTATTTGATCGGTTTGATGCGGTATTACTTGCCCATAAATCAGGGAATGTGACACGCTTTATAGACGCAAAAGGAATCAATATCGCCATGTTTAAAGAATTTCCTGTCCTGAGCAACTTATTTAACTGGCAGACCGATGAGCCTATCGTGTATCAGAAACCTCAAGAAAACTACCGCTTTATTTATAAAGGTAACTACAAATATTTAGAAAAGTTTTTAGATAACGTTTCACTAGATATACGGATTCCTATTCGTACTGGTGAAGACCGTTTTGGGGCATTAATCTTTTTAACCTATAAAACCAGTGATTATTATGTTAACAATCAAGAGATTAAAAATATTCAATTGTTCCAACAGATGGTCAACTTAGTGTACAATGTTTCAGCGCTTAATCACCGGACAAATAGTTTAAAGGATGACATTGTTCTAAGTTTGATTAGAACCCTTGAACTCTTTGATCAGTATACTGGTAGTCATAGTGAACAGGTTGCTGATATTGCCTTACATATCGCAAAATACTTAAACTTATCACAAGAAGAACAAACAAATATTTACTGGGCAGGTATTGTTCATGATATTGGCAAAATTGGTGTTGGCTTCCAGATTGTAAATAAAAAAGACCCTTTAACAAAAGAAGAATATGAAGCGATCAAGCAACATCCTGTATTTGGATATAATATCTTGGTGAAATCAAAAGATTTAACCCCTATCGCTAACTTAGTCAAACATCATCATGAATGGTATAACGGAAATGGTTATCCCGATGGCTTAAAACAAGGCGAGATTCCTGTTGGATCACAAATTCTTTGTATTGCTGATGCGATTAGTGCAATGTCAACAAAACGACCTTATTCAAGACGTAAAACGCACGAGGAAATTATTGCCGAACTGCAACTGTACAAGGATACGCAGTTCAATCCAAAGTTAGTTGATATCGCTATTAAATGTATACAAGATGGAAACATTAAAATTATCATAGAAGATGCGCAAATATAA
- a CDS encoding AAA family ATPase, with translation MVEHIYIKNYKAFKKENIPLEKHTLLVGTNNSGKTTVLEALDLFFNHRMRHDFIIDRTSPVIIELQVAGKRYRKAYSPPYFDLDYKQCIGDLYDINDYAFLYIPKHIHIARLLNDILTVNMTSQLNKDIQRKIFKVADYIDGVPGNTDYPFFTYHTIYQMDIKRPPEFDAVQIAKCIANVTHDKTIIGIDNYEDTFSVNQLDTLKNYMFQTIFATDSETVIQASDAYIAQLLTGDKEKDFKAMQKRVSHSEKAYILVEGKYDVSWFEKALELLDLDDAYTVLPCGGFGNIQYVKEQLDKEGFQSIVVTDGDTLTASSLKRDVIEMYVDLDFLKTHFDVYFEALPDTKQQFFKHIDEKEDVIKHVLSKWAKHQLSKDNPFVKELKHLLSERSDL, from the coding sequence ATGGTTGAACACATTTATATTAAAAACTATAAAGCATTTAAAAAAGAGAATATACCGCTTGAAAAACATACATTACTTGTTGGAACCAACAACTCTGGAAAGACAACGGTCTTAGAAGCACTCGATCTCTTTTTTAATCATAGGATGCGCCATGATTTCATTATTGATCGCACTTCACCTGTGATTATTGAATTACAAGTCGCAGGTAAACGGTACCGGAAAGCGTATAGTCCACCGTATTTTGATTTAGACTATAAACAGTGTATTGGTGACTTATATGATATCAATGATTATGCCTTTTTATATATCCCTAAACATATTCATATTGCTAGATTACTAAATGATATCTTAACGGTCAATATGACTAGCCAACTGAATAAAGATATCCAACGTAAAATCTTTAAAGTCGCGGATTATATTGATGGCGTGCCAGGGAATACGGATTATCCGTTTTTTACATATCATACCATCTATCAAATGGACATTAAACGTCCACCCGAGTTTGATGCGGTTCAGATTGCCAAATGTATTGCGAATGTGACCCATGATAAAACCATTATCGGGATTGATAATTACGAAGATACCTTTTCAGTTAATCAGCTAGATACCCTTAAAAACTATATGTTCCAAACCATCTTTGCGACAGACAGTGAAACGGTCATCCAAGCCAGTGATGCCTATATCGCACAACTTCTCACAGGGGATAAAGAAAAAGACTTTAAGGCGATGCAAAAACGGGTAAGCCATTCTGAAAAAGCCTATATCTTAGTCGAAGGTAAATATGATGTAAGTTGGTTTGAAAAAGCCTTAGAATTACTTGACTTAGACGATGCGTATACGGTCTTGCCATGTGGTGGATTTGGTAATATACAATATGTAAAAGAACAACTTGATAAAGAAGGATTTCAATCGATTGTTGTGACCGATGGGGACACTTTAACCGCAAGCTCACTCAAACGTGATGTGATTGAAATGTATGTCGATCTTGATTTCTTGAAGACACATTTCGATGTCTATTTTGAAGCGCTACCAGACACTAAACAACAATTTTTCAAACATATTGATGAAAAAGAGGATGTGATTAAACATGTCTTAAGTAAATGGGCGAAACATCAATTATCTAAGGATAATCCATTTGTTAAAGAACTTAAACATTTGCTTTCTGAAAGGAGCGACTTATGA